One stretch of Tenacibaculum sp. MAR_2010_89 DNA includes these proteins:
- a CDS encoding lipid A-modifier LpxR family protein, whose protein sequence is MCKKIYLCFAFLIVVSFTLKSQNKEKSINSSGFSFAIDEDFFVKPLGLNKDRNYTLGFHFSNFNSKWNSIFSKTLKIPKAENNLLPSEFSLDVVAFTPNIISKEEIQYNDRPYSNVLFLSLKRHGLNKENTEYYSKTLYVGLLGSGIANYFQTAIHRAMGSVEPEGWHNQISDGGEPTILYTRKRMNLLPFNTRLFQMYHGYTYNLFYITGITYNLGFRFGCFNKESWSDDMSNFVGSASTKKNRVTLKKRKKEVYLYANLNTNLNVYNASLHGQFRETNYRLPYSKTGFLTIDTSLGLAFSLGKATLSVYHKLRSPEIWDVNYKYWHNWGGISLVYECSSN, encoded by the coding sequence ATGTGTAAAAAAATATATTTATGTTTCGCATTTTTGATAGTTGTTTCTTTCACATTAAAGTCACAAAACAAAGAGAAATCAATTAATTCATCAGGATTTAGTTTTGCTATAGATGAAGACTTTTTTGTAAAACCATTAGGATTAAATAAAGATAGAAATTATACTTTAGGATTCCATTTCTCTAATTTTAATTCAAAATGGAACTCTATTTTTTCTAAGACTTTAAAAATTCCCAAAGCTGAAAATAATCTTCTTCCTTCTGAGTTTTCTCTTGATGTAGTTGCATTTACCCCAAACATAATAAGTAAAGAAGAAATTCAATACAATGATAGACCTTATTCAAACGTGCTTTTTTTATCTCTTAAAAGACATGGGTTGAATAAAGAAAATACGGAATATTATTCAAAAACTTTATATGTAGGTCTTTTAGGTTCAGGAATCGCTAATTATTTTCAAACTGCAATTCATAGAGCAATGGGATCAGTAGAACCAGAAGGTTGGCATAATCAAATATCTGATGGTGGAGAACCTACAATATTATATACAAGGAAAAGAATGAATTTGCTTCCTTTTAATACCCGATTATTTCAAATGTATCATGGATACACCTATAACTTATTTTATATAACTGGTATTACTTATAATTTAGGATTTAGATTTGGTTGTTTCAATAAAGAGAGTTGGTCAGATGATATGTCAAATTTTGTTGGTAGCGCATCAACTAAAAAGAACAGAGTAACTTTAAAGAAAAGAAAGAAAGAAGTTTACTTATACGCGAATTTAAATACGAATTTGAATGTATATAATGCCTCCTTGCATGGTCAATTTCGAGAAACAAATTATAGGTTGCCATATTCTAAAACTGGTTTTTTAACTATAGATACAAGTTTAGGGCTTGCTTTCTCTTTAGGAAAAGCAACTTTATCTGTATATCATAAGTTACGTTCTCCAGAGATTTGGGATGTAAATTATAAGTATTGGCACAATTGGGGAGGAATATCTCTAGTGTATGAATGTAGTAGTAATTAA
- a CDS encoding response regulator transcription factor, which produces MNDSIEAPIKEEEIVFRKENEERYKSLTCKEKEVFELVIKGNSTKQISEMLFIASNTVSTHRKRIKEKLELFSSSDWFKYAIAFEIPVF; this is translated from the coding sequence ATGAACGATAGCATAGAAGCACCAATAAAGGAAGAAGAAATAGTGTTTAGAAAAGAAAATGAAGAGCGATATAAATCATTAACTTGTAAAGAGAAAGAAGTTTTTGAATTGGTTATAAAAGGGAATTCAACAAAACAAATCTCTGAAATGCTTTTTATAGCCTCAAATACAGTTTCAACCCATAGAAAAAGAATAAAAGAAAAGTTAGAGTTATTTAGCTCTTCTGATTGGTTTAAATATGCGATAGCGTTTGAAATCCCTGTATTCTAA